The nucleotide sequence ACACACCATTCAACTGCTTTACCGAAAGGCTCATCATTTCTGCATACTCTGACACTGTTTTATGATCTTTAAAATTCTCCTCCACAAGTTGTTCAAACCGATAAAACTGATTGTTTTGATACTTAGAAACCCCCTCTACTGTGCTATTGTCCTCATACCTCCTCTCAATCTCTAAAAGCAGGATTTTCAAATTCAGCTTGATTATATCATGATAGAATTTCCCCTTTCCCAAGTATTCATTATCAATGTTCGAAAAGGTAGCACAAATTGTATTTACAGAATCTTCATCCAACATCATCACTGGTTCATGAACCCTTGTGTAAAAGAAAGGAAGTCTTTGTAATTGGTTAAAATGAAATTCTGTCAAAAGGTATTCTTTGGTAAAGAAGATAATGTACCCATCTATATCCTTAGACAGCTCCCAATTATGTACTTGACCAGGTTTGATAAAGAACATAGCCCCTGTCTTCACATCATATGT is from Cytophagaceae bacterium ABcell3 and encodes:
- a CDS encoding AraC family transcriptional regulator; translation: MKEFPVYRIDNFEDYNQCQHCGNSFYIREFGKHIQEHNFLDKPHGHDFYILLLITKGSGIHNIDFKTYDVKTGAMFFIKPGQVHNWELSKDIDGYIIFFTKEYLLTEFHFNQLQRLPFFYTRVHEPVMMLDEDSVNTICATFSNIDNEYLGKGKFYHDIIKLNLKILLLEIERRYEDNSTVEGVSKYQNNQFYRFEQLVEENFKDHKTVSEYAEMMSLSVKQLNGVCKKVLGRTPGDIIQERIILEAKRLLIHSDYPVFSISETLNYTDNSYFIRLFKKATSMTPEQFRSRVTLHNVA